Proteins from a genomic interval of Thermoanaerobacterium thermosaccharolyticum DSM 571:
- the asrC gene encoding sulfite reductase subunit C — MILDIDTKLLKKNAYRVTKQRGITALRIRVPGGDLNIKYFDIIKEVAEKYGNGTVHITTRQGFEIPGISMEKIDEINELISPIIRGLKDEGVQIEDEEGGYPAAGTRNVSACIGNRVCPFANYDTTALALKIEKLIYPNDYHVKIAVTGCPNDCIKAHMQDIGIIGQVEPIYDPSRCIGCQACVKNCKRRVTGALTFENFKVVRDPNRCIGCGECILKCPTSAWTRGEKYYRIVIMGRTGKKNPRLAQTFIEWADEESVLKIIKNMYDFIDKYIDKTLDKEHVGYIVDREGFKKFKEEVLKDVKLPKKAKVANHIDYTGYRYERNTIYD, encoded by the coding sequence ATGATTCTCGATATTGATACAAAACTTTTAAAGAAAAATGCATATAGAGTGACAAAACAACGTGGCATAACAGCTCTGAGAATAAGGGTCCCAGGTGGAGATCTCAATATAAAGTACTTCGATATAATAAAAGAAGTAGCTGAAAAGTACGGCAACGGGACTGTTCACATTACTACACGTCAAGGTTTTGAAATACCAGGAATATCAATGGAGAAAATTGACGAGATAAATGAGCTTATATCTCCTATTATAAGAGGACTTAAAGATGAAGGCGTCCAAATAGAAGATGAAGAAGGAGGATACCCTGCCGCAGGCACAAGAAACGTGTCAGCTTGCATCGGTAATCGGGTATGCCCATTTGCCAACTACGACACAACAGCACTTGCATTAAAGATAGAAAAGCTAATATACCCTAATGACTATCACGTAAAAATTGCAGTCACTGGTTGCCCAAATGACTGCATAAAAGCTCACATGCAAGACATAGGCATCATAGGCCAAGTTGAACCAATTTACGATCCATCAAGATGTATCGGCTGTCAAGCATGTGTAAAAAATTGCAAAAGAAGAGTAACTGGTGCCCTTACTTTTGAAAACTTCAAAGTCGTAAGGGATCCTAATAGATGCATTGGTTGCGGTGAATGCATATTAAAGTGTCCAACTTCTGCATGGACAAGAGGCGAAAAGTATTATAGAATCGTCATAATGGGTAGAACAGGCAAGAAAAACCCAAGACTGGCGCAGACATTTATAGAGTGGGCAGACGAAGAATCCGTACTAAAAATAATAAAAAACATGTACGACTTTATTGATAAATACATTGACAAAACCTTAGATAAAGAGCATGTTGGCTATATTGTTGACAGAGAAGGCTTTAAAAAGTTTAAAGAAGAAGTATTAAAAGATGTCAAACTGCCTAAAAAGGCTAAAGTCGCAA
- the asrB gene encoding anaerobic sulfite reductase subunit AsrB, translating into MINVYMPRKVEIISIIPQTDIDYTFRLKSDILPQHGQFLQVSIPKIGEAPISISDYTDEYIELTIRKVGTVTDAIHELKPGDFLFIRGPYGHGFPVEDFKNKNVVIAAGGTGLAPVKSIINRYNRNPKEIKKLSILVGFKSPKDILFEDEIKKWKEKFDVLLTVDNGDETWKGNTGLITKFIPDLKIENPDDTIVIVVGPPMMMKFTCLEFLKRGIPEENIWVSFERKMSCGIGKCGHCKINETYVCLEGPVFNYTKSKQLLD; encoded by the coding sequence ATGATAAATGTGTACATGCCAAGAAAAGTAGAAATTATTTCGATAATTCCTCAAACAGATATAGATTATACATTTAGGCTAAAATCCGATATTCTGCCACAACATGGACAGTTTTTACAAGTATCTATACCTAAAATCGGTGAAGCCCCAATATCAATAAGCGATTACACTGATGAATACATTGAACTAACCATAAGAAAAGTAGGCACTGTAACAGATGCTATACATGAATTAAAACCGGGAGATTTCTTGTTTATAAGAGGACCATATGGTCACGGATTCCCTGTTGAAGACTTTAAAAATAAAAATGTAGTGATCGCCGCTGGCGGTACAGGTCTTGCACCAGTCAAAAGCATAATAAACAGGTATAACAGAAATCCTAAAGAGATAAAAAAACTTAGTATTTTGGTGGGTTTTAAATCTCCAAAAGATATACTTTTTGAAGATGAAATAAAAAAATGGAAGGAAAAATTTGATGTTTTATTGACCGTTGATAATGGCGATGAAACGTGGAAGGGAAATACAGGTTTAATCACAAAATTTATACCAGATTTAAAAATCGAAAACCCCGACGATACGATCGTAATTGTTGTAGGTCCACCTATGATGATGAAATTTACATGCCTTGAATTTTTAAAGCGCGGTATACCAGAGGAAAATATCTGGGTATCATTCGAAAGAAAAATGTCATGTGGCATAGGAAAATGCGGTCACTGTAAAATTAACGAAACCTACGTTTGCCTTGAAGGTCCTGTATTCAACTACACAAAGTCCAAACAACTTCTCGATTAA
- the asrA gene encoding anaerobic sulfite reductase subunit AsrA translates to MGIELDVKSFDDALKILSKDYKIFAPIRLKGKGAFSDTDLVTYGEISSYRDIELSEKSRYSPKEIIYPITQTLFYFTEDEYKEPEIDNKGIIVFLRPCDANSYLKLDNIFLKNGPYEDNYYKRLRDKVKFFVIECTKGFSTCFCVSTGSNKFLDYDVFFRFDNDRITCDVKNDEFSYAFSGKEVEFTPEFIEKNEIEVNLPDIDKISQNLEYVFNHELWDEYTKRCIACGRCTVSCPTCSCFSMQDIFYKDNPKCGERRRVWASCMVDGFTDVAGGHSYRQKYGERMRFKVMHKIYDYKKRFGTTMCVGCGRCDDVCPEYISFIKIVSKVTDVVER, encoded by the coding sequence ATGGGTATTGAATTAGATGTAAAAAGTTTTGATGATGCCCTGAAAATATTAAGCAAAGATTACAAAATATTTGCTCCTATAAGGTTAAAAGGAAAAGGAGCATTTTCTGATACTGATCTTGTGACATACGGAGAAATTTCCTCCTACCGAGATATAGAATTAAGCGAAAAATCAAGGTATTCCCCGAAAGAGATAATTTACCCTATAACGCAGACCCTATTTTACTTTACAGAAGATGAATACAAAGAACCTGAAATTGACAATAAAGGAATCATCGTCTTTTTAAGACCTTGCGACGCTAATTCATATCTAAAATTAGACAATATTTTTTTAAAAAATGGTCCTTACGAAGATAATTACTACAAAAGACTGCGAGATAAAGTCAAGTTCTTTGTTATAGAGTGTACAAAAGGCTTTTCTACTTGTTTCTGTGTGTCAACAGGTTCAAACAAGTTTTTAGATTATGATGTTTTTTTCCGATTTGACAATGACAGAATAACATGCGATGTAAAAAACGACGAGTTTAGCTATGCTTTTTCAGGTAAAGAAGTGGAATTCACTCCAGAATTTATAGAAAAAAATGAAATTGAGGTGAATCTGCCTGATATAGACAAAATATCTCAAAATCTAGAGTATGTTTTTAATCATGAATTGTGGGACGAATATACGAAAAGATGCATAGCTTGCGGAAGATGTACTGTATCATGCCCTACATGCAGTTGCTTTTCAATGCAAGATATATTTTACAAAGATAATCCTAAATGCGGAGAGAGAAGGCGAGTATGGGCAAGCTGCATGGTAGATGGATTTACTGATGTGGCAGGAGGTCACAGCTACAGGCAAAAATACGGTGAGAGAATGAGATTTAAGGTGATGCACAAGATATACGACTACAAAAAACGCTTCGGCACAACCATGTGCGTTGGCTGCGGAAGGTGTGACGATGTATGCCCAGAGTACATTTCATTTATAAAGATCGTATCAAAAGTCACTGATGTAGTAGAGAGGTGA
- a CDS encoding YmaF family protein: MSDGDKHYHDYFGTTNTVLEHNHNYKGCTSYAIPYGTSHIHYYSGYTSVDKGHKHYVNGYTGPAIRTKDGHVHKMDGRTSYDKDHYHNYSNCTSKQIYN; the protein is encoded by the coding sequence ATGTCAGATGGAGATAAACACTACCATGATTATTTTGGCACTACAAATACAGTGTTAGAGCACAACCACAATTACAAAGGATGTACCAGCTATGCTATACCATATGGCACAAGCCATATACACTATTACTCGGGCTATACGTCAGTAGACAAAGGTCACAAACATTATGTGAATGGATACACAGGACCTGCTATAAGGACTAAAGATGGTCATGTTCATAAGATGGATGGCAGAACATCTTATGATAAAGACCACTATCATAATTACAGCAATTGCACTTCAAAGCAGATATACAATTAA
- a CDS encoding VanZ family protein gives MGLGIMIDIKTIMPVIVLIYGWLIFYMWRKKQRSIGYILCFSIFFIYLLSVAHYTLFPIRLFQHNDLIKDGVDWKNGLNFIPFRELTYSYLNSVQGWGNVLITIPFGFGLPFISNVDLKSVIWKGFLFSISIELLQFLENIFYLSGYVARRVDINDVILNALGVLLGYCLFCILSWLYIKSILPNEKAKGVWDHIHKVLIRENSRSI, from the coding sequence TTGGGATTAGGTATAATGATAGACATTAAAACTATCATGCCGGTGATAGTTTTAATATATGGATGGCTAATTTTTTATATGTGGAGAAAGAAACAACGCAGTATTGGATATATATTATGTTTTTCGATATTTTTCATATATTTGCTTTCTGTAGCTCACTATACTTTATTTCCGATTCGATTATTCCAACACAATGACTTGATTAAAGATGGAGTTGATTGGAAAAATGGTTTAAACTTTATTCCGTTTCGTGAATTGACATATTCTTATCTTAATTCAGTACAAGGATGGGGGAATGTGCTAATTACCATTCCTTTTGGTTTTGGACTGCCGTTTATAAGTAATGTCGATCTGAAATCAGTTATTTGGAAAGGGTTCTTATTTTCTATTTCGATAGAGCTTCTACAGTTTTTAGAAAACATATTTTATTTATCTGGTTATGTTGCCAGAAGGGTTGATATTAACGATGTAATACTGAATGCCTTAGGAGTATTATTAGGTTACTGTTTATTTTGTATACTTTCTTGGCTTTATATTAAAAGCATACTGCCAAATGAAAAGGCGAAAGGAGTATGGGATCATATTCATAAAGTTTTAATAAGAGAGAATTCTAGAAGTATATAA
- a CDS encoding stalk domain-containing protein gives MKFVFLKRILFVVIFAVVCTGSIAYAVQDDGKSVFKETVLPTGYSQEMDNGIIIYKDSGGGTVIHFPYVSKIKINGQEIKFIHEPFTLIEGITLVPAREFFEKLGATVNCHNDSQTITVEKGSTTVELTIGSKIAKTNDKINELPVKVRLVDNCTYIPLRVISVKHLDIKSIQRWYYNGR, from the coding sequence ATGAAATTTGTTTTTCTTAAACGTATTTTGTTTGTTGTTATTTTTGCTGTTGTATGTACAGGCTCCATCGCTTACGCTGTACAAGATGATGGAAAATCTGTATTCAAAGAAACTGTCCTTCCAACAGGATATTCTCAAGAAATGGACAATGGCATAATCATTTATAAAGATTCGGGTGGAGGTACTGTGATACATTTTCCGTATGTTTCGAAAATCAAGATAAACGGGCAAGAGATAAAATTTATTCATGAGCCATTTACTTTAATAGAAGGCATTACATTAGTGCCGGCCCGTGAATTTTTTGAAAAATTGGGTGCGACAGTGAATTGTCATAATGACAGTCAAACAATAACAGTAGAAAAAGGCAGTACGACTGTAGAGTTGACAATAGGGTCAAAGATAGCAAAAACAAATGATAAGATCAATGAACTTCCGGTGAAGGTGAGATTAGTCGATAATTGCACATATATCCCTCTAAGGGTTATAAGTGTGAAGCATTTGGATATAAAATCGATACAAAGATGGTATTATAACGGCAGATGA
- a CDS encoding TolB family protein: MTRNKDLNSNQEICILNIKNNKLKHLVSGGEWDGVGLTDDNKIKYYMSQEELNKLIMKYGGPKTIPIEKVGTKLFVRFSSPSISPDGSKIVYSATLYRNQADEGDPIRLWLASSIWMIDLKDDSLKRIYSDQEVSNGSAIGHVTWSSDGKRLVFYRYRGSNGSNGRLDCLDLKSIKVKTIVPVTEENYTNISPHSLPNNNISFISVSKQGSPENAKQYIVNLKTGSIKDNEIKFNKRSIIMWNFTDLH; encoded by the coding sequence ATGACGCGTAATAAAGATTTGAATAGCAATCAAGAAATATGTATACTTAATATTAAAAACAATAAGCTAAAACATTTGGTAAGTGGAGGTGAATGGGATGGCGTTGGACTAACTGATGATAATAAAATTAAATATTATATGTCGCAGGAAGAATTAAATAAATTAATAATGAAATATGGTGGACCGAAGACTATTCCAATCGAGAAAGTTGGAACTAAGTTGTTTGTGAGATTTTCTAGCCCTTCGATATCTCCTGATGGTAGTAAAATAGTATATAGTGCGACATTGTATCGTAATCAAGCAGATGAGGGTGATCCTATTAGGCTTTGGCTTGCGTCAAGTATATGGATGATTGATCTTAAAGATGACAGTTTAAAAAGAATATACTCCGATCAAGAAGTATCAAATGGAAGTGCTATTGGTCACGTTACTTGGAGTTCTGATGGAAAGCGGCTGGTTTTTTATCGGTATAGAGGGTCAAACGGATCAAATGGCAGACTTGATTGCCTTGATTTGAAAAGTATAAAGGTTAAAACAATAGTACCTGTAACAGAAGAGAATTACACAAATATAAGTCCGCATTCTTTACCTAATAATAATATATCATTTATCTCGGTATCCAAGCAAGGCAGCCCAGAAAATGCTAAACAATATATTGTTAATTTGAAAACTGGAAGCATAAAAGATAATGAAATAAAATTTAATAAAAGAAGTATAATTATGTGGAATTTTACTGATTTGCATTGA
- a CDS encoding copper amine oxidase N-terminal domain-containing protein, protein MKFVFLKRILFVAIFAVVCTGSIAYAVQDDGKSVTKETVLQSGYSQEMDNGIIIYKDSGGGTVIHFPYVPKIKLNGQEIKFTKEPFTLIDGITLVPAREFFEKLGATVNWHNDSQTITVEKGSTTVELTIGSKVAKINDKINELPVKARLVDNCTYIPLRVISEAFGYKVDYKDGIITVDVAQGN, encoded by the coding sequence ATGAAATTTGTTTTTCTTAAACGTATTTTGTTTGTTGCTATTTTTGCTGTTGTATGTACAGGCTCCATCGCTTATGCTGTACAAGATGATGGAAAATCTGTAACCAAAGAAACTGTCCTTCAATCAGGATATTCTCAAGAAATGGACAATGGCATAATCATTTATAAAGATTCAGGTGGAGGCACTGTAATACATTTTCCTTATGTCCCGAAAATCAAGTTAAACGGGCAAGAGATAAAATTTACTAAGGAGCCATTTACTTTAATAGACGGCATTACATTAGTACCGGCCCGTGAATTTTTTGAAAAATTAGGTGCAACAGTGAATTGGCATAATGACAGTCAAACAATAACAGTAGAAAAAGGCAGTACGACTGTAGAGTTGACAATAGGGTCAAAGGTAGCAAAAATAAATGATAAGATCAATGAACTTCCGGTGAAGGCGAGATTAGTCGATAATTGCACATATATTCCCCTAAGGGTTATAAGTGAAGCATTTGGATATAAAGTCGATTATAAAGATGGTATTATAACAGTAGATGTTGCTCAAGGTAATTAG
- a CDS encoding AsnC family protein — MLNDLRKDKRMELILMNNDAFIKRGNGKLTVSYGESLLININPDKNSFDKTIDDDALLKKKRENNFLILLLNNFVNQCYRYKVLIKEGYFFILCDKDGYVIKIIANDQLNKDFKKLQFREGISLRLEDSGTNAVNIAMEYKSLAQLYGKDHYCDLFKNWYCTAMPITDHYSKEIVAYLDISRINVPSIKEQSISLKNIAIYLEKCISYRSENMSFVEEEIDDTDKLILSSLVRNGVRKAVMDEVGISDRTLRNHLNKLGILFDADNDIKIIMTAINIGIIDTHGNIL, encoded by the coding sequence ATGCTTAATGATTTACGGAAAGATAAAAGAATGGAGTTGATATTGATGAACAATGACGCATTTATAAAAAGAGGAAACGGAAAACTGACTGTATCTTATGGGGAATCATTGCTTATAAATATCAATCCTGACAAAAACTCCTTTGATAAAACAATCGATGATGACGCATTGCTAAAAAAGAAAAGAGAAAACAACTTTTTAATATTATTGTTAAATAACTTTGTAAATCAATGTTATAGGTATAAAGTGCTTATTAAAGAAGGTTACTTCTTTATTCTGTGTGATAAAGACGGTTATGTGATTAAAATTATAGCTAATGACCAATTAAATAAAGATTTCAAAAAACTCCAATTCAGAGAAGGCATAAGCCTAAGGCTTGAAGACAGTGGCACAAATGCAGTCAACATAGCCATGGAATACAAAAGTCTTGCACAGCTATACGGAAAAGACCATTATTGCGACTTGTTTAAGAATTGGTATTGTACTGCAATGCCTATTACAGATCATTATAGCAAAGAAATAGTTGCATACCTTGATATATCGCGAATTAACGTTCCCAGCATAAAAGAGCAGAGCATTAGCCTAAAAAACATAGCAATTTACCTTGAAAAATGCATATCGTATAGAAGTGAGAATATGTCATTCGTAGAAGAAGAGATCGATGACACTGATAAGCTTATCCTGTCATCATTGGTCCGAAATGGAGTAAGGAAAGCAGTAATGGACGAAGTAGGCATATCTGATAGAACATTGAGAAATCACCTAAATAAATTAGGCATATTGTTTGATGCAGACAATGATATAAAAATAATAATGACAGCCATAAACATAGGCATCATAGACACACACGGCAATATATTGTAG
- the dapA gene encoding 4-hydroxy-tetrahydrodipicolinate synthase, which produces MNNTHKLEGLVIPCITPFTDDLSKVDFEKFDKLVDYLIEEQCADAIIPIGTTGESTSLSHLEKELVIERAVKRANKRVPIFVGAGGANLDETISLTKYAENIGADGLLIVVPYYIRPDQEGIYQFFKAVAQHTNLPIMIYNIPSRTAVNMSIDTIIKVANIDNVIGIKDCFNDITNTSEMIRICRNELKKEFSILTGEDTNIFINLCLGGNGAVAATGHVVGKKIKEMINKYKAGDIIGARKIQFDICTLQKSMFKAPNPAPIKAALDILGLNLGGKVRLPLVDINDDIKELIKSELRKFYDF; this is translated from the coding sequence TTGAATAATACTCATAAGTTGGAAGGTTTAGTTATTCCATGCATTACACCATTTACTGATGATTTGAGTAAAGTTGATTTTGAAAAGTTTGATAAATTGGTGGATTACTTGATAGAAGAACAATGCGCAGATGCAATAATTCCAATTGGAACAACTGGGGAATCGACATCATTATCACATCTTGAAAAGGAGTTAGTTATAGAAAGAGCAGTAAAACGAGCTAATAAAAGAGTGCCTATTTTTGTTGGTGCTGGAGGTGCAAACTTGGATGAAACAATAAGTTTGACTAAATATGCTGAAAATATTGGAGCCGATGGTCTGTTAATAGTTGTTCCATATTATATTAGACCAGATCAGGAAGGTATTTATCAATTTTTTAAGGCGGTAGCCCAACATACAAATTTACCAATCATGATTTATAATATACCATCTAGGACAGCAGTTAATATGAGTATTGATACAATTATTAAAGTAGCAAATATTGACAATGTAATCGGTATAAAAGATTGTTTTAACGACATTACAAATACTTCCGAGATGATAAGGATATGTCGGAATGAATTAAAAAAAGAATTTTCTATCTTGACAGGTGAAGATACTAATATATTTATAAATCTATGCCTCGGAGGAAATGGTGCAGTTGCTGCAACAGGTCATGTTGTTGGTAAAAAAATAAAAGAGATGATAAATAAATATAAAGCTGGAGATATAATAGGTGCAAGAAAAATTCAATTTGACATATGTACACTTCAAAAGAGTATGTTTAAAGCTCCTAATCCTGCACCAATCAAAGCAGCATTGGATATATTAGGTCTAAATTTAGGAGGCAAAGTAAGATTGCCCTTAGTAGATATAAATGATGACATTAAAGAACTTATAAAGTCAGAGTTGCGTAAATTTTATGATTTTTAA
- a CDS encoding nucleotidyltransferase domain-containing protein, whose product MKLDLDDRIIDSIKFIGEKYNDIDKIVIYGSRARGDNRKTSDIDIAVYCKDKSKPFISLLICNNLLNNSSYYRLI is encoded by the coding sequence ATGAAATTAGATTTAGATGATAGAATAATAGATTCAATTAAATTTATAGGTGAAAAATATAATGATATTGATAAAATAGTAATATATGGTTCGAGAGCAAGAGGAGATAATAGAAAGACCAGCGATATAGATATTGCCGTATATTGCAAAGATAAAAGCAAACCCTTCATTTCGCTTTTGATTTGTAATAATCTTTTAAATAATTCATCATACTATCGCTTAATTTAA
- a CDS encoding YhbD family protein has protein sequence MDNNDLISKKELLEITGISYGQLYRWKRKNLIPEEWFIRKSTFTGQETFFPKAKILERVNKILSMKEDLSLDDLANMLSPNPSEIVLSLDEIKKRNIVSLISLELYIKTFGEEKEFSFNSILYIYIVDEMIIAGDINLEEGKIILETLKENYNKFNGKNCDLLFVRKFGVSTCFLVSSGSEVYFEPGAKIIKRLSVAGIIEELKIKLVNGGEFNE, from the coding sequence GTGGATAACAATGATTTAATATCGAAAAAAGAATTGCTTGAGATTACTGGTATTTCATACGGCCAGCTTTACAGGTGGAAAAGAAAAAATCTTATTCCTGAGGAGTGGTTTATAAGAAAGTCTACATTTACAGGCCAAGAGACATTTTTCCCAAAAGCAAAGATTCTTGAAAGAGTAAATAAAATTCTAAGCATGAAAGAAGACTTATCATTGGACGATCTTGCAAATATGCTTTCGCCAAATCCTTCAGAGATTGTATTAAGCTTAGATGAGATAAAAAAACGCAACATTGTTTCGTTAATATCTTTGGAGCTGTATATAAAGACGTTTGGAGAAGAAAAAGAGTTTTCTTTTAATTCAATTCTATATATTTACATTGTTGATGAAATGATAATTGCAGGAGATATAAATCTTGAAGAAGGAAAAATTATTTTAGAAACGTTAAAAGAAAATTACAATAAATTCAATGGAAAGAATTGTGATCTATTATTTGTGAGAAAGTTTGGAGTATCTACATGTTTTTTGGTATCAAGTGGGTCTGAGGTTTATTTCGAACCAGGTGCGAAAATCATTAAAAGGCTAAGTGTTGCGGGAATTATTGAAGAATTAAAGATAAAATTAGTAAATGGGGGCGAGTTTAATGAGTAG
- a CDS encoding polymer-forming cytoskeletal protein, whose translation MSSENLNDLIGSGVGDSAGGKYRNVIISGVMGVKGDVECTDFKCSGVSKVDGSIKAESILVSGVNNVNGDIKCKELSVEGSLNVAHGVNAEKVQIYGVLKVNDDVNSEIFVSRGGFTINGLLNAENIDIRLFVKCKVREIGGQSINVCKDNTNNIKFFEKILETFSMPQKLIVDTVEGDDIYIEYTNAKIVRGKNVKIGPGSNVDIVEYKNKFEKDDNAIVKEFKKV comes from the coding sequence ATGAGTAGTGAAAACTTAAATGATTTAATTGGCAGTGGCGTAGGAGACTCTGCTGGTGGCAAGTATCGAAATGTCATAATAAGTGGTGTTATGGGAGTAAAAGGCGATGTAGAATGCACAGATTTTAAATGCAGTGGTGTTTCAAAAGTAGATGGCAGTATAAAAGCAGAAAGCATCCTTGTAAGTGGGGTCAATAATGTAAATGGAGATATTAAGTGCAAAGAGTTATCTGTGGAAGGGTCGTTGAATGTTGCTCATGGCGTGAATGCTGAAAAAGTCCAGATATATGGTGTGCTTAAAGTAAATGATGACGTAAATTCAGAGATATTTGTCTCACGAGGAGGATTCACCATAAACGGACTTTTAAATGCGGAAAATATAGATATAAGACTATTTGTAAAATGTAAAGTGAGAGAAATCGGCGGCCAAAGTATTAATGTTTGCAAAGACAATACAAACAATATAAAATTCTTTGAAAAAATCCTTGAGACATTTTCTATGCCACAAAAATTGATTGTGGACACTGTCGAAGGTGATGATATTTATATAGAGTACACTAATGCAAAAATTGTAAGAGGCAAAAATGTTAAAATTGGTCCTGGTTCAAATGTTGACATTGTAGAATACAAGAATAAATTTGAAAAAGATGATAATGCAATTGTTAAGGAATTTAAAAAGGTTTAA
- a CDS encoding Hsp20/alpha crystallin family protein gives MSLIKWRGNDMWPDFNFDFNLPALSNMFARPRIDITESETEVTATAELPGVDKKDIEINVHDDVLEIKGQTSKETERKNQSYYLNERYYGSFERRIGLPAEVDSERTTAKFENGILTIIMPKLHPDKPKGRKIDIQ, from the coding sequence ATGAGCTTAATTAAGTGGCGCGGCAACGATATGTGGCCGGACTTTAATTTTGATTTTAATTTGCCTGCATTATCAAATATGTTTGCACGACCAAGAATAGATATCACAGAATCAGAGACAGAAGTTACTGCGACAGCCGAATTACCTGGCGTTGATAAAAAAGACATAGAAATAAACGTACACGATGATGTGCTTGAAATAAAAGGACAGACATCAAAGGAGACTGAAAGAAAAAATCAAAGCTATTATTTAAACGAAAGGTATTATGGATCTTTTGAAAGAAGAATAGGGCTTCCTGCTGAAGTAGACTCAGAAAGGACGACTGCGAAATTTGAAAACGGCATATTGACCATCATAATGCCAAAATTGCATCCAGATAAGCCAAAAGGCAGAAAAATAGATATACAGTAA
- a CDS encoding putative toxin-antitoxin system toxin component, PIN family, translating to MKCGKNAMRITVDTNILISAFLFPKSSINDLMIMIAKRHKLILSSFVIDETVDVVKRKFKGKEGAIDKFLSKFPYEMVYTPQEMKNDLFKIRDEKDYPILYTAIIEDVDILITGDKDFLDIDIEKPEILAPAQFLEKYS from the coding sequence ATGAAATGTGGGAAGAACGCCATGCGAATCACAGTTGATACCAATATCCTCATTTCTGCTTTCCTATTTCCCAAAAGTAGTATAAATGATTTAATGATTATGATAGCTAAAAGGCATAAATTAATTTTATCATCATTTGTTATTGATGAAACTGTAGATGTGGTTAAAAGAAAGTTTAAAGGTAAGGAGGGAGCTATAGACAAATTTTTAAGCAAATTTCCTTACGAGATGGTTTATACGCCGCAAGAAATGAAAAATGATTTATTTAAAATTCGAGATGAAAAAGATTATCCAATCTTATATACAGCAATTATTGAAGATGTAGATATACTAATTACAGGTGATAAAGATTTTTTAGATATTGATATAGAAAAACCGGAAATTCTCGCACCTGCACAGTTCTTAGAGAAATACTCCTAA
- a CDS encoding AbrB/MazE/SpoVT family DNA-binding domain-containing protein — translation MELAKVTVRGQITIPKEIRKKLNIKDGDKVIFLEENGKIIIENSAIVALREAQDAFKGEAERLGLKDEQDVVKLVKEVRNEMWEERHANHS, via the coding sequence ATGGAATTAGCCAAGGTAACTGTTCGAGGTCAAATTACAATACCAAAAGAAATTCGTAAAAAACTAAACATCAAAGATGGTGATAAAGTAATTTTTTTAGAGGAAAATGGGAAAATTATTATTGAGAATTCGGCAATTGTTGCTTTACGTGAGGCACAAGATGCTTTTAAAGGTGAAGCTGAAAGGCTTGGTTTAAAAGATGAGCAGGATGTAGTTAAATTGGTAAAGGAAGTTAGAAATGAAATGTGGGAAGAACGCCATGCGAATCACAGTTGA